A single genomic interval of Pomacea canaliculata isolate SZHN2017 linkage group LG5, ASM307304v1, whole genome shotgun sequence harbors:
- the LOC112564255 gene encoding uncharacterized protein LOC112564255 — translation MKKESALKKNVKLVVESKLLSKILPRRISALSFLEQSEESTEDIPVEPPPDPFNLRYNERLASKKIRTRHVSDPVIPVLVKRPFAHKPPVVRPFTLGLQLALDEKKQSLTLYEPLSQFTRSKVETLKLDRVQKPWCQHATLRRELAKQELALHAWEDRLKSVTRKTTWISKKIRRPTTELLFSTPLILPPPQDHQGRSHGPEHDFPKVKHQERFYHSDAFFWMPQRVGPAEFAIDTSPTWTEKKFYKPSMTIARPRLDDMLPSSLRNEKRYQDQERARKPLKNIVVKGAAAQLRCPSLVAQCLPDDDRRETSEKIPSPHGAISDPVHSTACLMVEGKMYYWGEQCIQDLVEVGFVCRAGERAYNEIRLANMGSTVIQCVWCKDVHSNHFNKGHYFNEHFIFDSSDRILLPLDQVTLKVQFHADYPGFWREVWHLKTKPALGPDGSSNIPISLWARALVSDDNKCRRRELEEQLDFLVTNRIAANIADQLMRNLPYGDHKTIPVTEDMFVVDDVELFEKANPGLSYHGHAMFTIMKVYRKVREFRRPTTEVDKENFILERQPTTPQKTEESNEKGKIPVVLSSKKISVQSTNVGWNMNVGQARRDKLSQNGELKYDVIDVKRPSRTHDGPRKTEVDELLEGNRADQDPLEPRNITVKDLHNMVEGLDETLEEKDHMFMELNEAVSDMSFHRDQPNVHNFKHMVCRTMLCQAADDVAGIAQRLRHDMRLGLRTEYFSRVTSSNGSTDNGVKMLTAVHHTSKGEKLDVPNQKEDAHRRPTQKRSIVRTKKLSKVNGHRPSIHSQHSLNDVTKDIIPMISATEVTSSVEMYRNVLSVLVYERVERLLLDLLPLMTCDRPQLDPLKHRPEL, via the exons atgaagaaggaaagcgctttaaaaaagaatgttaaaCTAGTAGTAGAAAGTAAGCTGCTCTCAAAAATCTTACCCAGAAGGATAAGCGCCTTGTCCTTCTTGGAGCAGTCCGAAGAAAGCACAGAGGACATCCCGGTCGAACCTCCTCCTGATCCTTTTAACCTCAGATATAACGAGAGACTGGCCAGCAAGAAGATACGAACGCGGCACGTCTCGGACCCTGTTATACCCGTGCTGGTGAAACGTCCCTTTGCTCACAAGCCACCGGTGGTCAGACCATTCACCTTGGGACTGCAACTCGCCCTGGATGAGAAGAAGCAATCATTGACACTCTACGAACCCTTAAGTCAATTCACGAGGAGCAAAGTAGAGACACTTAAGCTGGACAGGGTGCAGAAGCCGTGGTGCCAACATGCCACACTTCGCAGGGAGCTGGCAAAGCAGGAGCTCGCCCTCCACGCCTGGGAGGACAGGCTAAAATCCGTAACCAGGAAAACGACTTGGATATCCAAGAAGATTCGCCGACCTACAACCGAGCTGCTGTTCAGCACACCGCTCATTCTACCGCCACCACAAGATCACCAGGGCAGGTCGCACGGACCAGAACATGACTTTCCCAAGGTCAAACACCAGGAGAGGTTCTATCATTCAGACGCCTTCTTCTGGATGCCACAAAGGGTCGGGCCCGCCGAGTTTGCCATCGACACAAGTCCCACGTGGACGGAGAAAAAGTTCTACAAGCCATCAATGACTATCGCAAGGCCTCGTCTCGATGACATGCTGCCCTCCAGCTTAAGGAACGAGAAGAGGTATCAG GATCAGGAAAGAGCACGAAAGCCTCTCAAAAATATTGTCGTCAAAGGTGCAGCAGCGCAGCTTCGCTGCCCATCGTTAGTCGCCCAATGCTTACCTGACGACGACCGCAGAGAAACATCGGAAAAGATACCGTCTCCCCATGGGGCGATATCAGACCCCGTCCACAGCACAGCCTGCCTGATGGTGGAGGGCAAGATGTACTACTGGGGTGAGCAGTGCATACAG GACCTCGTGGAGGTTGGCTTTGTTTGCCGGGCGGGAGAGCGGGCGTACAACGAAATCCGGCTGGCCAACATGGGCAGCACCGTCATCCAGTGTGTCTGGTGCAAAGATGTTCACTCGAACCACTTCAACAAGGGGCACTACTTTAACGAGCACTTCATTTTCGATTCCTCGGACCGTATTCTCTTGCCGCTGGACCAG GTGACATTGAAGGTGCAGTTCCACGCTGACTACCCCGGTTTCTGGCGGGAAGTCTGGCACCTGAAGACAAAGCCAGCGTTGGGGCCTGACGGAAGCAGTAACATCCCCATCAGTCTGTGGGCAAGAGCCCTGGTCTCTGACGACAACAAATGTCGAAGAAGGGAGCTGGAGGAACAGCTGGACTTTCTTGTCACCAATCGAATCGCTGCCAACATTGCTGATCAGCTAATGAGGAACCTGCCATATGGCGATCACAAAACCATCCCTGTGACCGAGGACATGTTCGTGGTGGACGACGTGGAGCTGTTCGAAAAGGCCAACCCCGGCCTCTCCTACCATGGCCACGCAATGTTCACCATTATGAAAGTCTACAGGAAGGTACGGGAGTTCAGGCGCCCCACGACTGAGGTCGACAAAGAAAATTTCATACTAGAGAGGCAGCCAACAACTCCTCAGAAAACAGAAGAATCcaatgagaaaggaaaaatacCGGTAGTCCTTTCATCAAAAAAGATCTCTGTACAATCAACCAATGTAGGCTGGAATATGAACGTGGGACAAGCCAGAAGAGACAAGCTGTCACAGAACGGCGAACTCAAGTATGATGTGATCGATGTTAAAAGGCCGTCCAGGACACACGACGGACCAAGGAAGACCGAGGTAGATGAGCTGCTAGAGGGAAATCGTGCCGACCAAGACCCACTGGAGCCAAGAAACATCACCGTCAAGGATCTTCACAATATGGTGGAGGGTCTTGACGAAACGTTGGAGGAAAAGGATCATATGTTTATGGAGTTGAACGAGGCGGTGAGTGACATGAGCTTTCACCGAGATCAACCGAATGTGCATAATTTCAAGCACATGGTTTGCCGGACGATGCTGTGCCAGGCTGCAGACGACGTGGCTGGCATCGCACAGCGGCTGAGGCACGACATGCGTCTGGGCCTGCGGACGGAGTACTTCAGCCGAGTCACCTCGAGCAATGGTAGTACCGACAATGGAGTCAAGATGCTGACGGCAGTTCATCACACCAGTAAAGGGGAGAAACTGGACGTGCCAAATCAGAAAGAAGATGCGCATCGACGCCCGACTCAAAAGCGGTCGATCGTTAGGACCAAAAAGTTGTCGAAGGTGAATGGGCATAGACCCTCAATTCATTCCCAGCATTCCTTGAATGACGTGACTAAGGACATTATTCCTATGATCAGCGCTACTGAGGTCACCAGCTCGGTTGAGATGTACAGGAACGTGCTGTCCGTGCTGGTATACGAGCGTGTTGAGCGCCTTCTGCTAGACCTGCTGCCCCTGATGACGTGTGATCGGCCACAGCTGGACCCACTCAAGCACAGGCCAGAGCTGTGA